A section of the Rhizobium sp. Pop5 genome encodes:
- a CDS encoding PotD/PotF family extracellular solute-binding protein, producing MTTETTSTKAEKGLSRRTLLKTGAAAVGAIAGSGAITGFPSIWAQTNITLRQFGTGVSNINAIAEKCKADLGITLEMTATDSDAAAQRAVTQPDSYDIADIEYWIAKKVFPTGVLQPMDVKKLKYYDKIVPLFINGKMKPDSVIAQGTAPHTVGFVEEQASKKFAKEPTQWMTMVPTIYNADTLGIRPDLVGRDITSWADIMDPKFKGKTSILNIPSIGIMDAAMIMEAMGNIKYADKGNMTKAEIDKTIEFLIKAKGDGQFRAFWKSFDESVNLMASGEVVIQSMWSPAVAAVRSKGIACKYQPLKEGYRAWGGGLGLASHLKGAQLDAAYEYINWYTSGWVGGYLNRQGYYSACMETAKNFMTADEWGYWIEGKPAQGDILSPEGKVMEKAGAVRDGGAFEARMGAVACWNSVMDEDRYMVRRWNEFIAA from the coding sequence ATGACGACTGAAACGACATCGACCAAGGCGGAGAAGGGTCTTTCCCGCCGCACGCTCCTGAAGACGGGTGCGGCTGCCGTCGGCGCCATTGCCGGCTCCGGCGCGATCACCGGCTTTCCCTCCATCTGGGCGCAGACGAACATCACGCTTCGCCAGTTCGGCACCGGCGTTTCGAACATCAATGCGATCGCCGAGAAGTGCAAGGCCGATCTCGGCATCACGCTGGAGATGACGGCAACCGATTCCGACGCCGCAGCCCAGCGCGCCGTCACCCAGCCCGACAGCTACGATATCGCCGACATCGAATACTGGATAGCCAAGAAGGTGTTCCCGACAGGCGTGCTGCAGCCGATGGACGTCAAGAAGCTCAAATATTACGACAAGATCGTGCCGCTGTTCATCAACGGCAAGATGAAGCCGGACAGCGTCATTGCCCAGGGTACCGCACCGCACACGGTCGGCTTCGTCGAGGAGCAGGCTTCCAAGAAGTTCGCCAAGGAGCCGACGCAGTGGATGACGATGGTTCCCACCATCTACAATGCAGATACGCTCGGCATCCGTCCGGATCTCGTCGGCCGCGACATTACGAGCTGGGCCGACATCATGGACCCGAAGTTCAAGGGCAAGACCTCGATCCTCAACATCCCGTCGATCGGCATCATGGATGCGGCGATGATCATGGAAGCCATGGGCAACATCAAATATGCCGACAAGGGCAACATGACCAAGGCAGAGATCGACAAGACGATCGAATTCCTGATCAAGGCCAAGGGCGACGGTCAGTTCCGCGCCTTCTGGAAGAGCTTCGACGAGTCGGTCAATCTGATGGCATCGGGCGAAGTCGTCATCCAGTCCATGTGGTCGCCGGCCGTTGCCGCCGTCCGCTCCAAGGGCATCGCCTGCAAGTACCAGCCGCTCAAGGAAGGCTACCGCGCATGGGGCGGCGGTCTCGGCCTTGCGTCGCACCTCAAGGGCGCACAGCTCGATGCGGCCTATGAATATATCAACTGGTACACATCAGGTTGGGTCGGCGGTTACCTCAACCGCCAGGGCTACTATTCCGCCTGCATGGAGACTGCCAAGAACTTCATGACGGCAGACGAGTGGGGCTACTGGATCGAGGGCAAGCCGGCGCAGGGCGATATCCTTTCTCCCGAAGGCAAGGTCATGGAGAAGGCCGGCGCAGTCCGCGACGGCGGTGCCTTCGAAGCCCGCATGGGCGCGGTCGCCTGCTGGAACTCGGTCATGGACGAGGACCGCTACATGGTTCGCCGCTGGAACGAGTTCATCGCTGCCTAA
- a CDS encoding heme-degrading domain-containing protein, with product MTIEDDLSRIAEQEKALSFDAFDLTTAWQLGKLLQELGTERGLGIAIDVTLHSMPVFYAALPGVTPDNVNWVRRKRNMVLRYFRSSYASGLKLKKDGKTVEDNGLSGDDYAPHGGSFPINVRGTGCVGAVTVSGLPQRDDHNLVVEALALMLAKDLDTLRLAPL from the coding sequence ATGACCATCGAGGACGATCTCAGCCGGATCGCGGAGCAGGAGAAGGCGCTGAGCTTCGATGCTTTCGACCTGACGACGGCATGGCAGCTCGGCAAGCTCCTGCAGGAACTCGGCACCGAGCGCGGCCTCGGCATCGCGATCGACGTGACCCTGCATTCGATGCCGGTCTTCTATGCGGCGCTTCCGGGTGTCACGCCCGACAATGTCAACTGGGTCCGCCGCAAGCGTAATATGGTTCTGCGCTATTTTCGCAGCAGCTATGCTTCCGGCCTGAAACTGAAGAAGGACGGCAAGACGGTCGAGGACAACGGGCTTTCCGGCGACGACTATGCGCCGCATGGCGGCAGTTTCCCGATCAATGTCAGGGGCACGGGCTGCGTTGGCGCGGTGACCGTCTCCGGCTTGCCGCAGCGAGACGACCACAACCTCGTGGTGGAAGCGCTGGCGTTGATGCTGGCGAAGGATCTGGACACGTTGCGGCTCGCCCCGCTTTGA
- a CDS encoding ABC transporter permease codes for MNHEKRGLGFYLLAIFFIVFVLFLYGPLSAILILSFQGPDGGLTFPMNGVSTHWFFNLFEKQAVGDFGASFRRSFSLGLMVMVVTVVVSLLAGLAFRRRFRGSTVLFYATVASLVVPSIIVSLGIGVVFQEGGLKPAWYSSAFGAHLTWTLPFGVLIMFAVFNRFSPAYEEAARDLGASSWQTFRHVVLPMIAPSLIGVGLFGFTLSYDEFARTLMTSGTYNTLPLEIYGMTTNVTTPVLYALGTVTTLFSFTIILIALGIMTMLSRRQAKTG; via the coding sequence ATGAACCACGAAAAACGCGGCCTCGGATTCTATCTGCTGGCGATCTTCTTCATCGTCTTCGTGCTGTTCCTCTACGGTCCGCTGTCGGCGATCCTTATCCTCTCCTTCCAGGGGCCGGACGGCGGCCTGACCTTCCCGATGAACGGCGTTTCCACGCATTGGTTCTTCAATCTGTTCGAGAAACAGGCGGTCGGCGATTTCGGCGCCTCGTTCCGTCGTTCCTTCTCGCTCGGGTTGATGGTGATGGTGGTGACCGTCGTCGTGTCGCTGCTTGCCGGCCTTGCCTTCCGCCGCCGTTTCCGTGGCTCTACGGTGCTGTTCTATGCCACCGTCGCAAGCCTCGTGGTGCCGTCGATCATCGTCTCGCTCGGCATCGGCGTCGTTTTCCAGGAGGGTGGGCTGAAGCCCGCCTGGTACTCCTCGGCCTTCGGCGCGCATCTGACCTGGACGCTGCCCTTCGGCGTGCTGATCATGTTTGCCGTCTTCAATCGCTTCTCGCCGGCCTATGAGGAGGCGGCGCGCGACCTCGGCGCCTCCTCCTGGCAGACCTTCCGCCATGTCGTGCTGCCGATGATCGCGCCGAGTCTGATCGGCGTCGGCCTGTTCGGCTTCACGCTCTCCTATGACGAGTTTGCCCGCACGTTGATGACGTCAGGCACCTACAACACGCTGCCGCTCGAGATCTACGGCATGACGACCAACGTCACGACGCCCGTGCTCTATGCCCTCGGCACGGTGACGACACTGTTTTCCTTCACCATTATTCTCATCGCGCTCGGCATCATGACCATGCTCAGCCGGAGACAGGCAAAGACAGGCTGA
- a CDS encoding aspartate/glutamate racemase family protein, with product MRILIINPNTTASMTEKAATAARAVAASGTEIIAATSRMGPVSIEGHYDGALAIPGLLSELRERQSEGYDAAVIACFDDTGLEAARSFADVPILGLCESAVATAGFLAQRFTVVTTLERSRVLIDNLVRRYGMGERAKVRASDIPVLELEDAASGAIGKLRAEIERALAEDGAEAIVLGCAGMTDLARELQEIYGVPVVDGVATAVKQAEALVSLGLSTSKRGSYAAPLPKPFIGAMSGFSPVPKAV from the coding sequence ATGCGCATCCTCATCATCAATCCGAATACCACGGCCTCCATGACCGAGAAGGCCGCGACCGCCGCGCGCGCGGTGGCTGCTTCAGGCACGGAGATTATCGCAGCCACCTCGCGCATGGGACCTGTCTCCATCGAAGGCCATTACGACGGGGCGCTGGCGATTCCCGGCCTCCTCTCCGAACTCAGGGAGCGGCAAAGCGAGGGCTACGACGCGGCTGTCATCGCCTGCTTCGACGATACGGGGCTCGAAGCGGCACGCAGTTTTGCCGATGTGCCGATCCTCGGGCTTTGCGAATCCGCGGTTGCGACGGCGGGTTTTCTCGCTCAGCGCTTCACTGTGGTGACGACGCTGGAGCGGTCGCGGGTGCTGATCGACAATCTGGTGCGCCGCTACGGCATGGGCGAGCGCGCCAAGGTGCGCGCCTCCGATATCCCCGTGCTGGAACTGGAGGATGCGGCTTCCGGCGCGATCGGCAAACTTCGCGCCGAGATCGAGCGGGCGCTTGCGGAAGACGGCGCCGAGGCGATCGTGCTCGGCTGCGCCGGCATGACGGATCTCGCCAGAGAATTGCAGGAGATCTACGGCGTGCCTGTCGTCGATGGTGTCGCGACTGCCGTCAAACAGGCCGAGGCGCTTGTGTCGCTCGGGCTTTCCACCAGCAAACGCGGCTCCTACGCAGCGCCGCTGCCGAAACCCTTCATCGGCGCGATGAGCGGTTTCTCGCCGGTTCCGAAGGCTGTCTGA
- a CDS encoding DUF4174 domain-containing protein, giving the protein MLKSIVHEIIGAPHREPELPRSLEQFRDSKRVLIIFADAQDDRPLIQDEWLRKAQMRLIEEDIEVFSIAGGGAFALFDDDWELDADDVRERLQGPPSGEFGLILIGRDGTVKLRSSEPRTAEEIFEALESLPKTTPW; this is encoded by the coding sequence ATGCTGAAATCCATCGTTCATGAAATCATCGGCGCGCCTCACCGCGAGCCGGAACTCCCGCGATCACTCGAGCAGTTTCGCGACAGCAAGCGCGTGCTGATCATCTTTGCCGATGCGCAGGACGACCGCCCTCTCATTCAGGACGAGTGGCTGCGCAAGGCGCAAATGCGTCTCATCGAGGAAGACATCGAGGTGTTCAGCATCGCCGGCGGCGGCGCCTTTGCGCTGTTCGACGACGACTGGGAACTCGATGCCGACGATGTGAGAGAGCGGCTGCAGGGGCCGCCGTCCGGCGAATTCGGTCTGATCCTGATCGGGCGCGACGGAACCGTCAAACTGCGCTCCAGCGAGCCGCGCACCGCGGAGGAAATCTTCGAGGCCCTTGAGAGCCTGCCGAAGACTACGCCTTGGTAA
- a CDS encoding ABC transporter permease, whose protein sequence is MATIASEQTDQASRPAHRRTFRLSPSAISYLQASPLIAILGFFFLLPIAMIAIVSLWDYDFAGLYPDFLTMNYTDTLGSWVTWKTYLNTLKFTAIVWALTLVIGFWVAYFLAFHIRKTSTQMILFLVCTVPFMTSNIIRMISWIPVLGRNGLVNSTLIQMGIIPQPIEWLLYSDFAVVLAMVHLYTLFMVTPIFNTLMRIDRSLFEAARDAGASGWQVLWNVVIPLAKPGMAIGTIFVVTLVMADFSTVQVMSGGQSASVALMMKNQMSLLQYPAAAANAVVLLAVVLLMVAAILRVVDIRKEL, encoded by the coding sequence ATGGCAACGATCGCTTCAGAGCAGACGGATCAGGCTTCGCGGCCGGCGCACCGCCGTACCTTCCGCCTCTCTCCCTCGGCCATCTCCTATCTCCAGGCGAGCCCGCTCATCGCCATTCTCGGTTTCTTCTTCCTGCTGCCGATTGCCATGATCGCTATCGTCAGCTTGTGGGACTATGATTTCGCCGGCCTCTATCCCGATTTCCTCACCATGAACTACACCGACACGCTCGGTTCATGGGTGACGTGGAAGACCTATCTCAATACGCTGAAATTCACCGCCATCGTCTGGGCGCTGACGCTGGTCATCGGATTCTGGGTCGCCTATTTCCTGGCCTTCCATATCCGCAAGACCTCGACGCAGATGATCCTCTTTCTCGTCTGCACCGTGCCGTTCATGACGTCGAACATCATTCGCATGATCTCGTGGATTCCGGTGCTCGGGCGCAACGGCCTCGTCAATTCGACGCTGATCCAGATGGGGATCATTCCGCAGCCGATCGAATGGCTGCTCTATTCCGATTTCGCCGTCGTGCTCGCCATGGTGCATCTCTATACGTTGTTCATGGTGACGCCGATCTTCAACACGCTGATGCGCATCGACCGGTCGCTGTTCGAGGCGGCGCGCGACGCGGGCGCATCCGGCTGGCAGGTGCTGTGGAACGTCGTCATTCCGCTCGCCAAGCCCGGCATGGCGATCGGCACGATCTTTGTCGTGACGCTTGTGATGGCCGATTTCTCGACGGTGCAGGTCATGTCCGGCGGACAGAGCGCTTCGGTGGCGCTGATGATGAAGAACCAGATGTCGCTGCTGCAATATCCGGCGGCGGCTGCCAATGCCGTGGTGCTGCTCGCTGTCGTGCTGCTGATGGTCGCCGCCATCCTGCGCGTCGTCGATATCCGCAAGGAGCTTTGA
- a CDS encoding flavin reductase family protein: protein MAISFDFEQLTERERYKLMIGTIIPRPIALVTTVDEHGRINAAPFSFFNCLSADPPILAIGVENHPDMSFKDTGHNIRMTEVFTVNIVSFAIAEAMHVCGAKYSRGVDELKEAGLTAMPGEKVASPYIAEAPAAFECRRHVTLELGRSRQIIMGEIVYAHYRDGVVDPERLHVDPAAIDAIARLGGDTCATIRDRFEMLTPKL from the coding sequence ATGGCTATTTCCTTCGACTTCGAGCAGTTGACGGAGCGCGAACGCTACAAGCTGATGATCGGCACGATCATTCCGCGACCGATCGCGCTGGTGACGACGGTCGACGAGCACGGGCGGATCAACGCCGCACCTTTCAGCTTTTTCAACTGCCTTTCGGCTGATCCGCCTATCTTGGCGATCGGGGTCGAGAACCATCCCGACATGTCGTTCAAGGACACCGGCCACAATATCCGCATGACCGAGGTCTTCACGGTCAATATCGTCTCCTTCGCGATCGCCGAGGCGATGCATGTCTGCGGCGCCAAATATTCGCGCGGCGTCGACGAGCTGAAAGAGGCGGGGTTGACGGCGATGCCGGGCGAGAAGGTGGCCTCGCCCTACATCGCGGAGGCGCCGGCCGCCTTCGAATGCCGGCGGCATGTGACGCTGGAACTCGGCCGCTCCAGGCAGATCATCATGGGCGAGATCGTCTATGCGCATTATCGTGACGGCGTCGTCGATCCCGAAAGGCTGCATGTCGATCCGGCCGCCATCGACGCCATCGCAAGGCTCGGCGGCGATACCTGCGCCACCATCCGCGACCGCTTCGAGATGCTGACACCGAAGCTCTGA
- a CDS encoding GntR family transcriptional regulator, whose translation MKSAAKVQQAEDTAETGAQQIRDAIREAIVERRLSPGTKLSESDVGNLFSVSRTLARAALQALSYEGLVSVEKNRGAFVAYPSPDEARQIFSARRLVEPGILREAAERITPADIGRMRELLLEEGRLMSERGQTARRAEIKASGDFHLMLAAISGNAIMQRFMEELVARSSLVIALYGQSTVSSCGHSEHGDIIAAIESNDLDRACQLMLHHIAHIEADLDLRERKSLGLKEAFEL comes from the coding sequence ATGAAATCCGCTGCCAAGGTCCAGCAGGCCGAAGATACCGCCGAAACCGGCGCGCAACAGATCCGCGACGCCATTCGTGAAGCGATCGTCGAGCGCAGGCTTTCGCCCGGCACCAAGCTTTCCGAAAGCGATGTCGGCAATCTCTTCAGTGTCAGCCGCACGCTTGCCCGCGCCGCCTTGCAGGCGCTCTCCTATGAAGGCCTCGTCAGCGTCGAGAAGAACCGCGGCGCCTTCGTCGCCTACCCTTCACCCGATGAGGCCCGGCAGATCTTTTCCGCCCGCCGCCTGGTCGAGCCCGGCATATTGCGCGAGGCGGCAGAACGGATCACGCCCGCCGATATCGGGCGCATGAGAGAGCTTCTGTTGGAGGAAGGCCGCCTGATGAGCGAGCGCGGCCAGACGGCGCGCCGGGCAGAGATCAAGGCATCCGGCGATTTCCATCTGATGCTGGCGGCAATTTCAGGCAATGCGATCATGCAGCGCTTCATGGAAGAACTTGTTGCCCGATCTTCCCTGGTGATCGCGCTCTACGGCCAGTCGACCGTGTCGAGCTGCGGCCATTCGGAACATGGCGACATCATTGCGGCGATCGAAAGCAACGACCTCGATCGCGCCTGCCAGCTGATGCTGCACCACATCGCCCATATCGAGGCCGATCTCGACCTGCGCGAACGCAAGAGCCTTGGATTGAAGGAAGCCTTCGAGCTCTGA
- a CDS encoding ABC transporter ATP-binding protein: MSKAAEIDIVSVSKVYGATTAVHAISLKIPAGSYCCFLGPSGCGKTSTLRMIAGHESISSGDIRLGKTVVTDFPPARRGTAMMFQSYALFPHLDLIDNVAFSLKMKGVDKAERRAKALEMLKLMQMEPYANRRPAQLSGGQQQRVALARALITDPEALLLDEPLSALDPFLKIRMRAELKKLQKSLGITFVHVTHSQEEAMALADIMVIMNDGRIEQAAAPREVFERPATAFVARFMGDHNVLSGRVTSSENGVIVMTVPEGQSFSVRGSGRAVGEPVDIGIRTDRVRLQVATEWTLGFNGIVSNVEYRGSSVKITVLGAGSDDFTVISDDGAYFDRPVSVGDAIALSWALDDAVLLGRTSA, encoded by the coding sequence ATGTCGAAAGCAGCAGAGATCGATATAGTATCCGTTTCGAAGGTGTACGGCGCGACGACGGCGGTCCATGCGATCAGCCTGAAGATTCCGGCCGGCTCCTATTGCTGCTTCCTCGGTCCGTCGGGCTGCGGAAAGACCTCGACGTTGCGCATGATCGCCGGCCATGAGAGCATTTCCTCGGGCGATATCCGGCTCGGCAAAACAGTCGTCACCGATTTTCCGCCGGCCAGGCGCGGCACGGCGATGATGTTTCAGTCCTATGCGCTGTTCCCGCATCTCGATCTCATCGACAACGTCGCCTTCAGCCTGAAGATGAAGGGCGTCGACAAGGCGGAGCGCCGGGCCAAGGCGCTCGAAATGCTGAAGCTGATGCAGATGGAGCCTTATGCCAACCGGCGTCCGGCTCAGCTTTCCGGCGGCCAGCAGCAGCGCGTGGCACTGGCGCGCGCGCTGATCACCGATCCCGAAGCGCTGCTGCTCGACGAGCCGCTGTCGGCGCTCGATCCCTTCCTGAAGATCCGCATGCGCGCAGAGCTCAAGAAACTCCAGAAGTCGCTCGGCATTACCTTCGTCCATGTCACCCACAGCCAGGAGGAGGCGATGGCGCTCGCCGATATCATGGTCATCATGAATGATGGCCGGATCGAGCAGGCGGCCGCACCCCGCGAAGTTTTCGAGCGGCCGGCGACGGCCTTCGTCGCCCGCTTCATGGGCGACCACAATGTTTTGTCCGGCCGGGTGACGTCGAGCGAGAACGGCGTGATCGTCATGACCGTGCCCGAGGGCCAAAGCTTTTCCGTGCGCGGATCAGGCAGGGCGGTTGGCGAGCCGGTCGATATCGGCATCCGCACCGACCGCGTGCGCCTGCAGGTCGCGACCGAATGGACGCTCGGCTTCAATGGCATCGTCTCCAACGTCGAATATCGCGGCTCTTCGGTAAAGATCACCGTTCTCGGCGCCGGCAGCGACGACTTCACCGTCATATCTGACGATGGCGCTTATTTCGACCGGCCGGTCTCGGTCGGCGATGCCATCGCGCTCAGCTGGGCGCTCGACGATGCCGTGCTGCTCGGCCGCACCTCCGCATGA
- a CDS encoding DUF2934 domain-containing protein: MSDTRHEWISKRAYSIWEEQGRPSGRDDEHWRQAVAERNALERTRATVDGREVLVKFRTKPARPEMPRQDWINPSTKVG, encoded by the coding sequence ATGAGCGACACACGTCACGAATGGATCAGCAAAAGAGCTTACTCGATCTGGGAAGAACAGGGCCGTCCCAGCGGCCGAGATGACGAGCACTGGCGCCAGGCGGTAGCCGAACGCAATGCTCTGGAACGCACGCGGGCCACCGTCGACGGCCGCGAGGTGCTGGTGAAGTTTCGCACGAAACCCGCACGGCCCGAAATGCCGCGGCAAGACTGGATCAATCCGTCGACAAAGGTCGGATGA